The Plasmodium berghei ANKA genome assembly, chromosome: 12 region ttattttccattttagtgcatactatatataaaacaaataataaatataaaacaatatataaacataaaatatttgtaaagtataaaatgaaaaataaagtataaaaatatttattttttcaaatatttaaaaatattgcatGTTTAAAgacattttaaatatatattatttatattgttattttatcgtatattattattttacataatttatacaaataatgtGCTATATCTATTTGTATATGTAgcaaaaacaaaataaaattaattttttgcataaacattgtttttattcaaTGAGTTAATCAAAACGTTGTGCTTATcctaaatatatattctaaGTTTAAATAAACCGATATAATTACATGTATAACacaattataaattttttcaaaaaatttcattgttatattattccCAATATGCATGCTCtaatatattgttaatTAATGActtctaaatttttattaaagtatcttattttcaaaatatatttgttttatttccGAAGTGTTTCCGTAGAAATGCAAAGTCaagaaaaattaagaaTTATGGATTCTATAACTTTGGGCAATAATGATGTAGAAACCTCTCGAACTAACAAATCTTCTACAATACCTTCACCTGATGTTAATTCAAACATggtttatttaaatatatacgaTTTAGATAATGTTTCAAAAGTTATAAACTCCGTTGCAAAACCTATTGGAACAggtatattcattttaaaCACCTCCGAATTTAtctatttattaatattggcatattatatatcattacaattttttcatcttaAAGGCGCTTTTCATGCTGGGGTTGAAGTTTACGGCTACGAGTATTCTTTCGGTTATGTATCGAgtaatagaaataaaaaaaacaaatataccCACATGAATAGTCTCAAAACTACGCAAATGCATGCatatttactttttattattagatGGTAAAACCGGAGTAATGAAATCGAATCCAAGATATCATCCACATCATGTTTATCGTGAAAGTATTTCTAtggtaattttttttttttttttttctaacaAGTTTagagaaataaaataccatttataaacaaattacatattttaaggacaataaaaatatatattttttttcacatgctttttgcatttttttatataggggtaaggaaaattatataaatactattattaataataatataaattaaaatataatatatttatataaatatatatttgtattcaCGTTTTAAAAGTAAAACACCATTAACAAAAACTGAAGTTGATCTCCTTGTTGATGCTATGAAACTCCAATGGATTGGAGATacatatgatatattatcaaggcaagatattatgaaaaaaaaaaaataataaaaattaattattatacaaGTCCATTTTATCAAACATGATAAAAGTTGGGaaaagtataataaataatttatttgtacaaatttataataaaacaaatggattggaaaatataacacatatttattcattacttttttatatatagaaattGTTTAAACTATGCtgattatttttgtaatttacTAGGTAATCACACAAAAATTTAgagttataattttttaaagacatttaatttacataattatttgttttgtttttttaataaaatatttatagatGTTGGAGGGGTACCTGACTGGTTAATGagtttacaaaaaaatttaatttggGTAAAATCAAATATTAATGTTGCATCTAGTAAATTGAAGGtattcaaaaatatgaacaaattaaaatatagtCAATTAtcagttatatatatatatatattat contains the following coding sequences:
- a CDS encoding PPPDE peptidase, putative — translated: MDSITLGNNDVETSRTNKSSTIPSPDVNSNMVYLNIYDLDNVSKVINSVAKPIGTGAFHAGVEVYGYEYSFGYVSNGKTGVMKSNPRYHPHHVYRESISMGKTPLTKTEVDLLVDAMKLQWIGDTYDILSRNCLNYADYFCNLLDVGGVPDWLMSLQKNLIWVKSNINVASSKLKELNKASGLPNVLNYVKKKCIKKDEKHQKCKVVLK